Proteins from one Gossypium raimondii isolate GPD5lz chromosome 8, ASM2569854v1, whole genome shotgun sequence genomic window:
- the LOC105790435 gene encoding putative GTP diphosphokinase RSH1, chloroplastic isoform X1, giving the protein MAFAPSLSVSVECVNICKFTKGEGSGRYDCSMLSCAWKAPRVLTGFLASTANPSHSSPFGYARHGRRNRIKPAFDVGGWCSTDVSEFILLGKLYRSSVLHVGCKRWQLCSSSSFSSNTSNDISPESLWEGLKPAISYLSSNELELVHNALKLAFEAHDGQKRRSGEPFIIHPVEVARILGELELDWESIAAGLLHDTVEDTNIVTFQRIEEEFGPTVRRIVEGETKVSKLGKLKYKNENDSVQDVKADDLQQMFLAMTEEVRVIIVKLADRLHNMRTLSHMPPHKQSSIAMETLQVFAPLAKLLGMYKIKSELENLSFMYTNPEDYAKVKRRIADLYKEHEKELMEANKILMKKIENDQFLELMTLKTEICAVCKEPYSMYKSVLKSKGSISEVNQIAQLRVIIKPKPSVGVGPLCSSQICYHVLGLVHGIWTPVPRTMKDYIATPKPNGYQSLHTNVIPFLYESMFRLEVQIRTEEMDLIAERGIAAHYSGRVFVTGLVGHAVPNGRNSRGKLVCLNNANIALRVGWLNAIREWQEEFVGNMSSREFVDTITRDLLCSRIFVFTPRGEIKNLPRGATVIDYAYMIHTDIGNKMVAAKVNGNLVSPTHVLANAEVVEIITYNALSSKSAFQRHKQWLQHAKTRSARHKIMKFLREQAALSAVEITTDRVNDFIAYSEEDSEMEDLSHSSRQNRPLWEKILKNIVDFSTPGRSSEDALTAKNGSIWVPKVNGKHNKQVQDVGSKANGYLFSLGNGAAKMIPANNPPHKEVLPGLESWQASKIASWHNLEGHSIQWFSVVCIDRRGMMAEVTTALAAVGITICACVAEIDRGRGMAVMLFHVEANLEILVNACSRLDLILGVLGWSVGCSWPSTIENNQLQNC; this is encoded by the exons ATGGCCTTTGCTCCTTCTTTATCCG TTTCTGTGGAATGTGTGAATATATGTAAGTTTACGAAAGGGGAAGGAAGTGGAAGGTATGACTGTAGCATGCTTTCGTGTGCTTGGAAAGCTCCAAGAGTCTTAACTGGATTCCTTGCAAGCACGGCTAATCCTTCTCATTCTTCCCCTTTTGGTTACGCTCGCCATGGGAGAAGAAATCGGATCAAACCA GCTTTTGATGTAGGAGGATGGTGTTCAACGGATGTTTCTGAGTTTATACTGCTTGGGAAACTCTACAGATCAAGCGTGCTTCATGTTGGTTGTAAAAGGTGGCAGTTGTGTAGTTCATCATCTTTCTCTTCAAATACCTCTAATGATATTTCTCCTGAAAGTTTGTGGGAG GGTCTGAAGCCTGCTATATCATACCTTTCATCTAATGAGCTGGAGTTGGTCCATAATGCTCTTAAG CTAGCTTTTGAGGCACATGATGGTCAAAAGAGACGGAGTGGAGAACCTTTCATCATTCATCCGGTTGAAGTTGCACGTATTCTTGGAGAACTT GAATTGGATTGGGAGTCTATTGCAGCTGGATTGCTTCATGACACTGTGGAAGATACAAATATTGTTACATTTCAGAGAATAGAGGAGGAGTTTGGTCCTACTGTACGTCGCATTGTAGAAGGAGAGACCAAG GTGTCCAAATTGGGAAAGTTGAAGTATAAGAATGAAAATGATTCAGTACAAGATGTGAAAGCTGATGATCTGCAGCAGATGTTTCTAGCCATGACAGAGgag GTTCGCGTCATCATTGTCAAATTAGCTGACAGATTACATAATATGCGCACTCTTTCACATATGCCTCCACATAAACAG TCCAGCATTGCAATGGAGACATTGCAGGTCTTTGCACCTTTGGCAAAATTGTTGGGGATGTATAAAATTAAG TctgaacttgaaaatttatcCTTCATGTACACAAATCCTGAAGATTATGCCAAAGTGAAGAGAAGAATTGCAGACCTCTACAAAGAACATGAAAAAGAGCTCATGGAG gcaaacaaaattttgatgaaaaagaTTGAGAATGATCAATTCCTGGAACTTATGACTCTTAAAACTGAAATTTGTGCAGTGTGCAAGGAACCTTACAG TATGTACAAATCTGTTCTCAAATCTAAGGGTTCAATCAGTGAGGTTAACCAAATAGCCCAG CTTCGTGTAATCATAAAACCAAAGCCATCGGTtggagttgggcctttgtgcaGTTCACAG ATTTGCTACCATGTTCTTGGTTTGGTCCATGGTATTTGGACTCCTGTTCCTAGAACT ATGAAAGACTACATAGCAACACCAAAACCTAATGGCTATCAAAGTCTTCATACAAACGTAATTCCATTTTTGTATGAGAGCATGTTTCGCTTGGAAGTTCAG ATTAGAACGGAAGAGATGGATTTGATAGCTGAGAGAGGCATTGCTGCTCATTATAGTGGGAGAGTCTTTGTTACTGGTCTAGTTGGGCATGCTGTGCCAAATGGTAGAAATTCAAGAGGGAAATTAGTTTGCCTTAACAATGCAAACATAGCACTCAGG GTTGGTTGGCTCAATGCAATTAGAGAATGGCAAGAGGAGTTCGTTGGCAACATGAGCTCTAGAGAATTTGTAGATACCATTACCAGAGATCTCTTATGCAGTCGTATCTTTGTCTTTACCCCAAGGGGAGAG ATTAAAAATTTGCCTAGAGGGGCTACTGTTATTGATTATGCCTACATGATACACACCGACATTGGAAACAAAATGGTGGCGGCGAAG GTCAATGGTAATCTTGTTTCTCCCACGCATGTGCTTGCCAATGCAGAAGTTGTGGAGATTATCACCTATAAC GCACTCTCAAGCAAATCAGCTTTTCAAAGGCATAAACAGTGGTTGCAACATGCTAAAACACGTAGTGCCAGGCACAAAATCATGAAA tTCTTGAGGGAGCAAGCTGCACTTTCTGCTGTGGAAATAACAACAGATAGAGTAAACGACTTCATTGCTTATTCTGAAGAGGATAGTGAAATGGAAGACCTCTCGCATAGTTCCAGACAGAACAGACCTCTATGGGAGAAGATCCTGAAGAACATTGTGGATTTTTCAACCCCAGGAAGAAGTTCTGAAGATGCCTTGACGGCAAAAAATGGAAGTATTTGGGTCCCTAAGGTCAATGGGAAACATAACAAACAAGTACAGGATGTGGGTTCTAAGGCCAATGGCTACTTGTTTTCACTGGGCAACGGTGCTGCAAAAATGATACCTGCAAACAATCCACCTCACAAGGAGGTCTTGCCTGGTTTGGAAAGTTGGCAAGCCAGTAAAATCGCCTCGTGGCACAATCTTGAAGGACATTCTATCCAGTGGTTTTCTGTCGTTTGTATAGATCGACGAG GAATGATGGCTGAGGTCACAACAGCATTGGCAGCTGTAGGCATCACAATATGCGCCTGTGTG GCTGAGATTGATAGAGGAAGGGGAATGGCAGTCATGTTATTTCATGTCGAAGCCAACCTTGAAATTTTG GTTAATGCGTGTTCAAGGCTCGATCTAATCCTGGGCGTTCTGGGATGGTCTGTCGGTTGTAGTTGGCCGAGCACAATAGAAAACAACCAACTTCAGAATTGCTAA
- the LOC105790435 gene encoding putative GTP diphosphokinase RSH1, chloroplastic isoform X2: MAFAPSLSVSVECVNICKFTKGEGSGRYDCSMLSCAWKAPRVLTGFLASTANPSHSSPFGYARHGRRNRIKPAFDVGGWCSTDVSEFILLGKLYRSSVLHVGCKRWQLCSSSSFSSNTSNDISPESLWEGLKPAISYLSSNELELVHNALKLAFEAHDGQKRRSGEPFIIHPVEVARILGELELDWESIAAGLLHDTVEDTNIVTFQRIEEEFGPTVRRIVEGETKVSKLGKLKYKNENDSVQDVKADDLQQMFLAMTEEVRVIIVKLADRLHNMRTLSHMPPHKQSSIAMETLQVFAPLAKLLGMYKIKSELENLSFMYTNPEDYAKVKRRIADLYKEHEKELMEANKILMKKIENDQFLELMTLKTEICAVCKEPYSMYKSVLKSKGSISEVNQIAQLRVIIKPKPSVGVGPLCSSQICYHVLGLVHGIWTPVPRTMKDYIATPKPNGYQSLHTNVIPFLYESMFRLEVQIRTEEMDLIAERGIAAHYSGRVFVTGLVGHAVPNGRNSRGKLVCLNNANIALRVGWLNAIREWQEEFVGNMSSREFVDTITRDLLCSRIFVFTPRGEIKNLPRGATVIDYAYMIHTDIGNKMVAAKVNGNLVSPTHVLANAEVVEIITYNALSSKSAFQRHKQWLQHAKTRSARHKIMKFLREQAALSAVEITTDRVNDFIAYSEEDSEMEDLSHSSRQNRPLWEKILKNIVDFSTPGRSSEDALTAKNGSIWVPKVNGKHNKQVQDVGSKANGYLFSLGNGAAKMIPANNPPHKEVLPGLESWQASKIASWHNLEGHSIQWFSVVCIDRRGNVDHPTKLFP; this comes from the exons ATGGCCTTTGCTCCTTCTTTATCCG TTTCTGTGGAATGTGTGAATATATGTAAGTTTACGAAAGGGGAAGGAAGTGGAAGGTATGACTGTAGCATGCTTTCGTGTGCTTGGAAAGCTCCAAGAGTCTTAACTGGATTCCTTGCAAGCACGGCTAATCCTTCTCATTCTTCCCCTTTTGGTTACGCTCGCCATGGGAGAAGAAATCGGATCAAACCA GCTTTTGATGTAGGAGGATGGTGTTCAACGGATGTTTCTGAGTTTATACTGCTTGGGAAACTCTACAGATCAAGCGTGCTTCATGTTGGTTGTAAAAGGTGGCAGTTGTGTAGTTCATCATCTTTCTCTTCAAATACCTCTAATGATATTTCTCCTGAAAGTTTGTGGGAG GGTCTGAAGCCTGCTATATCATACCTTTCATCTAATGAGCTGGAGTTGGTCCATAATGCTCTTAAG CTAGCTTTTGAGGCACATGATGGTCAAAAGAGACGGAGTGGAGAACCTTTCATCATTCATCCGGTTGAAGTTGCACGTATTCTTGGAGAACTT GAATTGGATTGGGAGTCTATTGCAGCTGGATTGCTTCATGACACTGTGGAAGATACAAATATTGTTACATTTCAGAGAATAGAGGAGGAGTTTGGTCCTACTGTACGTCGCATTGTAGAAGGAGAGACCAAG GTGTCCAAATTGGGAAAGTTGAAGTATAAGAATGAAAATGATTCAGTACAAGATGTGAAAGCTGATGATCTGCAGCAGATGTTTCTAGCCATGACAGAGgag GTTCGCGTCATCATTGTCAAATTAGCTGACAGATTACATAATATGCGCACTCTTTCACATATGCCTCCACATAAACAG TCCAGCATTGCAATGGAGACATTGCAGGTCTTTGCACCTTTGGCAAAATTGTTGGGGATGTATAAAATTAAG TctgaacttgaaaatttatcCTTCATGTACACAAATCCTGAAGATTATGCCAAAGTGAAGAGAAGAATTGCAGACCTCTACAAAGAACATGAAAAAGAGCTCATGGAG gcaaacaaaattttgatgaaaaagaTTGAGAATGATCAATTCCTGGAACTTATGACTCTTAAAACTGAAATTTGTGCAGTGTGCAAGGAACCTTACAG TATGTACAAATCTGTTCTCAAATCTAAGGGTTCAATCAGTGAGGTTAACCAAATAGCCCAG CTTCGTGTAATCATAAAACCAAAGCCATCGGTtggagttgggcctttgtgcaGTTCACAG ATTTGCTACCATGTTCTTGGTTTGGTCCATGGTATTTGGACTCCTGTTCCTAGAACT ATGAAAGACTACATAGCAACACCAAAACCTAATGGCTATCAAAGTCTTCATACAAACGTAATTCCATTTTTGTATGAGAGCATGTTTCGCTTGGAAGTTCAG ATTAGAACGGAAGAGATGGATTTGATAGCTGAGAGAGGCATTGCTGCTCATTATAGTGGGAGAGTCTTTGTTACTGGTCTAGTTGGGCATGCTGTGCCAAATGGTAGAAATTCAAGAGGGAAATTAGTTTGCCTTAACAATGCAAACATAGCACTCAGG GTTGGTTGGCTCAATGCAATTAGAGAATGGCAAGAGGAGTTCGTTGGCAACATGAGCTCTAGAGAATTTGTAGATACCATTACCAGAGATCTCTTATGCAGTCGTATCTTTGTCTTTACCCCAAGGGGAGAG ATTAAAAATTTGCCTAGAGGGGCTACTGTTATTGATTATGCCTACATGATACACACCGACATTGGAAACAAAATGGTGGCGGCGAAG GTCAATGGTAATCTTGTTTCTCCCACGCATGTGCTTGCCAATGCAGAAGTTGTGGAGATTATCACCTATAAC GCACTCTCAAGCAAATCAGCTTTTCAAAGGCATAAACAGTGGTTGCAACATGCTAAAACACGTAGTGCCAGGCACAAAATCATGAAA tTCTTGAGGGAGCAAGCTGCACTTTCTGCTGTGGAAATAACAACAGATAGAGTAAACGACTTCATTGCTTATTCTGAAGAGGATAGTGAAATGGAAGACCTCTCGCATAGTTCCAGACAGAACAGACCTCTATGGGAGAAGATCCTGAAGAACATTGTGGATTTTTCAACCCCAGGAAGAAGTTCTGAAGATGCCTTGACGGCAAAAAATGGAAGTATTTGGGTCCCTAAGGTCAATGGGAAACATAACAAACAAGTACAGGATGTGGGTTCTAAGGCCAATGGCTACTTGTTTTCACTGGGCAACGGTGCTGCAAAAATGATACCTGCAAACAATCCACCTCACAAGGAGGTCTTGCCTGGTTTGGAAAGTTGGCAAGCCAGTAAAATCGCCTCGTGGCACAATCTTGAAGGACATTCTATCCAGTGGTTTTCTGTCGTTTGTATAGATCGACGAG GAAACGTGGATCATCCTACCAAGCTGTTCCCATAG
- the LOC105790438 gene encoding putative invertase inhibitor, which yields MRLVINNVVLFVGIFCLYLSFSPPINAADGNNPLVAQACEKVKAKDLCISSLMAEHASKSADLAMLALISIKVASNNGTNTSFYIKKTLDTKKLEPAVEQNFQDCEDNYISATQQLDGAVSSLVSKNYKDTKMFLESAIDDAITCDNGLRKMPGNQLELPHRNIMFRQLCINALDLVLFLTTS from the coding sequence ATGAGGCTTGTCATAAATAATGTTGTATTGTTTGTAGGTATTTTCTGTCTTTACCTCTCCTTTTCACCGCCGATAAATGCTGCCGATGGGAACAACCCGTTAGTTGCGCAGGCTTGCGAGAAGGTGAAGGCGAAAGATCTTTGCATCTCGAGCCTCATGGCAGAACATGCCAGCAAAAGTGCTGACTTAGCCATGCTTGCCTTGATATCGATCAAGGTGGCGTCGAATAATGGCACGAACACATCTTTCTACATCAAGAAGACACTCGACACAAAGAAACTGGAGCCGGCAGTGGAGCAGAACTTCCAGGATTGCGAAGATAATTACATATCGGCGACACAGCAGCTCGATGGCGCGGTATCATCACTGGTGTCGAAGAACTACAAGGATACAAAAATGTTTTTGGAATCGGCCATTGATGACGCGATCACTTGCGACAACGGGTTGAGGAAAATGCCAGGGAATCAATTGGAGTTGCCTCATAGAAATATCATGTTTCGACAACTATGTATCAATGCGTTAGACCTCGTTCTATTTTTGACCACTTCTTAA
- the LOC105790437 gene encoding 60S ribosomal protein L18-2, translated as MGIDLVAGGKSKKTKRTAPKSDDIYLKLLVKLYRFLVRRTGSKFNAVILKRLFMSKVNKPPLSLSRLIQYMKGKEDKIAVVVGTVTDDIRVYEVPALKVTALRFTETARARIEKAGGECLTFDQLALRAPLGQNTVLLRGPKNAREAVKHFGPAPGVPHSHTKPYVRSNGRKFERARGRRNSKGFRV; from the exons ATG GGTATCGATTTGGTCGCCGGCGGCAAGAGCAAGAAGACAAAGCGAACTGCTCCGAAGTCTGATGATATCTACCTCAAGCTCCTCGTCAAG CTTTACAGGTTTCTAGTAAGGAGGACTGGGAGCAAATTCAATGCCGTGATTTTGAAGCGGCTTTTCATGAGCAAAGTCAACAAACCGCCATTGTCTCTCTCGAGATTGATTCAATACATGAAGGGCAag GAGGATAAGATTGCTGTGGTAGTTGGGACCGTCACCGATGACATTCGAGTGTATGAAGTTCCGGCACTGAAGGTTACTGCATTAAGGTTCACTGAGACGGCGAGGGCAAGGATCGAGAAGGCCGGTGGGGAATGTTTAACGTTTGACCAACTTGCTCTTCGAGCACCTCTTGGGCAGAACACG GTTCTCCTCCGAGGTCCAAAGAATGCTCGTGAAGCTGTGAAGCACTTCGGACCAGCTCCTGGTGTGCCACACAGCCACACCAAGCCCTACGTGCGGTCAAATGGAAGGAAATTCGAGAGAGCTAGAGGAAGAAGGAACAGCAAAGGCTTCAGGGTTTGA
- the LOC105790439 gene encoding protein SENESCENCE-ASSOCIATED GENE 21, mitochondrial: MAKLFSTLVVNGIFNAISRRGYSAAASASRGVVSSGVRGGAASNAAVAKQAREETKEKVSWVPDPVTGCYRPENCGNEIDVAELRAVLLKKN; the protein is encoded by the exons atggctaAGCTTTTCTCCACCTTGGTTGTCAATGGAATCTTTAACGCTATCTCCAG ACGAGGATATTCGGCGGCGGCGTCAGCGTCACGAGGTGTTGTTTCGAGTGGAGTAAGAGGAGGAGCGGCAAGCAACGCTGCGGTGGCGAAGCAAGCAAGGGAAGAGACAAAAGAGAAGGTTTCGTGGGTTCCGGACCCGGTTACCGGATGTTATAGACCGGAGAACTGTGGGAACGAGATTGATGTCGCCGAGCTCAGAGCCGTGCTGTTGAAGAAGAACTAA